A stretch of DNA from Nocardioides sp. Arc9.136:
TGGGCAGGACCGACGGCACGTTGCGGTAGCCGACGATCCGGGCGACCTCCTCGACGAGGTCGAAGGGGTCGGCGAGGTCCGGGCGCCACGGCGGGACCGTCGCGGTGAGCCGTCCGCCGTCCTCGACGACCTCGCACCCGACAGCGCGCAGGTGCGCCACGGTCGTGGCGGTGTCGATGTCCATGCCGGTCACGCGGGCGGGCAGGTCGGCGTCGACGGCGATGCTGCCGGCAGCCGGCGGCGTGCCGACCACGGTCACACCCGGCTCCGCCGTCGCGCCGCCGTACGTCGTCAGCAGCTCGACCACGCGGTCGGCCGCGGCCTCGCAGATCGTCGGGTCGACCCCGCGCTCGTTGCGCTTGCCGGCCTCGGAGGAGATCTTGTGCCGCTTGCCGGTGCGGAACATCGAGACCGCGTCCCAGTGCGCGGCCTCCACGAGCACGCGGGTGGTGGTCGCCGACATCTCGGTCGCCTCGCCGCCCATGACGCCGCCGAGGCCGATGATCCCGGAGTCGTCGGTGACGACGAGGTCCTCCGGGGAGAGCACACGGTCGGTGCCGTCGAGGGTGGTGAGCCGCTCGCCGGGCTCGGCCCGGCGGACGCGGATCGCGCCCTGCAGCTTGTCGGCGTCGTAGCCGTGGATGGGCCGACCGGTCTCGAGCATCACGTAGTTCGTGACGTCGACGGCCAGCGAGATCGGTCGCATGCCCGCGAGCTGGATGCGACGCGCCATCCAGTCCGGCGTCGGCGCGGCCGGGTCGAACCCGGAGACCGTGCGGGCCACGAAGACCGGGCACCCGGTGGGGTCGTCGACCACGACCGGGTGGCCCTGGTCGTCGGCCGGAGGGACCTCGCGCTGCGTCGGGTCGCGGTACGCCGCGTCGTACGCCAAGGCGGCCTCGCGGGCGACCCCGCGCAGCGACAGCGCGTAGGCCCGGTCGGGGTTGATCTCGAACTCGATGACCTCCTCGTCGAGGCCGAGCACGCCGAAGGCGCTCTGCCCCGGCTCGCCGGCGCCCTCGGGGAGCACGATGATGCCCTCGTGGTCCTCGCCCAGGCCGAGCTCACGGGCCGAGCAGATCATCCCGGCGGAGAGGTGGCCGTAGGTCTTGCGCGCGGAGATCGCGAAGTCACCGGGGAGCACCGCGCCGGGCAGCACGACCACCACGAGGTCGCCGGGCGCGAAGTTGTGCGCGCCGCACACGATGCCCTGCGGCTCGCCGGTCCCGTTGGCGTCGCCGACGTCGACGGTGCACCAGTTGATGGTCTTGCCGTTCTTCTGGGGCTCGGGCTCCATGGTGAGCACTCGACCGACGACGAGCGGACCGGTGATCTGGTCGCCGGGCTTCTCGATCGCCTCGAGCTTGAGCCCGAGGTCGGTCAGCTCGGCGGCCAGCGCCTCGGTGGTGACGTCGGCCGGGAGGTCGACGTACTCGCGGATCCAGGAGACAGGGGTCTTCACGGGGTGCTCAGAGCTCGCTTCCGAAAGCGGTGGTGAACCGGACGTCGCCCTCGAAGAACCCGCGGAGGTCCTCCACGCCGTGCCGGAACATCAGGGTGCGGTCGATGCCCATGCCGAACGCGAAGCCGGTGTAGCGCTCGCTGTCGACGCCGCAGGCGGCCAGCACGCGCGGGTTGACCACGCCGCAGCCACCCCACTCGATCCAGCCCTCGCCGCGGCAGGTGCGGCAGCGGGCGCCCTCGAGCTCCCCGGCACCGCGGCACACGAAGCACAGCAGGTCGACCTCGGCGGACGGCTCGGTGAAGGGGAAGTACGACGGGCGGAACCGTGTCGTCGAGCCCTCGCCGAACATCGCCGTGGCGAAGTGGTCGAGGGTCCCCTTGAGGTGCGCCATGGTGATGCCCTCGTCGATGGCGAGGCCCTCGACCTGGTGGAACATCGGGCTGTGCGTGGCGTCGTACTCGTCGGTCCGGAAGACCCGGCCGGGGCACACGACGTAGATGGGCGGCGTCCGGGTGAGCATGGTCCGCGCCTGCACCGGCGACGTGTGGGTCCGGAGCACGACACCGTCGTCCTGCGGGTCGGTCCAGAAGGTGTCCTGCATCGTCCGTGCCGGGTGGTCGGGACCGAGGTTGAGCGCGTCGAAGTTCAGCCACTCGGCCTCGATGACCGGACCCTCGGCGACCTCCCAGCCCATCGCCACGAAGATGTCGGCGATCAGCTCCGCGCCGGTGGTGAGCGGGTGCCGCGCACCGGCGGGCAGGCGGTCGGTGGGCAGGGTGACGTCGACGGTCTCCTCGACCAGCATCCGCTCCTCGTGCTCGACCTCGAGCACGGCCTGCCGCTCGCCCAGCGCCTTGGCCACGGCACCGCGAGCCTGGCCGATCCGCTGGCCGGCCTCCTTGCGGGCCTGGGGCGGCAGTGCGCCGATCTCGCGGTTGGCGAGCGCCAGCGGCGAGCGGTCGCCGGTGTGGTCGATGCGCACCTGCTTGAGCTCGGCGAGGTCGGTCGCGGCGGCGATGGCGGCGAGCGCGGCGTCGCGTGCCGACTCGACCTCCTCGGGCTTCAAGGCAGTGACCTCCACGGGGTCGTAGTCGGTGTTGGGTCCGGACATGGCACGCCTCTCCAGCTGGTGACCGGCCGGTCGAGGGGCAAGTCTAGGAAGCCGCGCGCGCCGCGCTCCACCCGGTTGCCGTTCCGGTCACCGGCGGCCCGCCCGGCGCCTCGCCGGCACCTCACCGGCACCTCACCGGCCGGGGGCGCTCTCCCGGACCAGCAGCTCGTGGGGGACGACGACGTCGCGACCGGGCAGCGAGGGGTCGGCCATCCGCTCGGCGAGCGTCTGGAGGGCGAGCGCGGCGAGCCGCTGCTTGTCGGGCGCCACCGTCGTCAGCGACGGCACCGAGTAGCGGCCGGCCTCGATGTCGTCGAAGCCGACGACGTCGAGGTCGCCGGGGACGGCGACCTCGCGGGACGCGCACGCCCGCAGGGCGCCGAGCGCGAGCTGGTCGGTGAAGCAGAAGACGGCGTCCGGCGGGTCGGCGAGGTCGAGCAGGGCCGCCATGGCCCGTACGCCGTCGGCGTGGTGCAGCCGCTCGACGCCCACCTCGAGCGCCGGGTCCTCCGGCAGCCCGCCGGCGGCGAGCGCGGCCCGGTAGCCGGCGAGCCGGTGCCGGGCCGTCTCGTTGCTCAGGTGCGGCTGCAGGCCGACGGCTGCGACCCGGCGCCGCCCGGAGGCGACGAGGTGCGCCGTGGCCTCGCGCGCGGCCGCCTGGTTGTCGATGGCGACGCGGTCGACGTGCCCGAAGCCGGCCTGCTCCCCCAGCATCACCACCGGCGGCGCGCTCGAGCGGCGCGAGACCTCGGCCGGCGTCATCGACCACGGGCTGAACACCACGCCGTCCACGCCCTGCCCGCGGGCACCGTCGAGGAGGTCGCGCTCCCGCCGGGGGTCGCCGTCGGTCTGCTCGACCAGGACCGTCCAGCCCCGCTCCTCGGCGGCGCGGACGACGTGGGCGGCCAGCTCGGCGAAGTACGGCGAGTCGATCTCCGGCACGACCAGCCCGATGACGTCGCCGCGCCCGCGGCGCAGCTGGCGGGCCGCGATGTTGGGCCGGTAGCCGACCTCGTCGATCACGCGCTGGACCCGCTCCCGGGTGGCGGGGGCGACGACCTCGGGGGTGTTCACGACGTTCGACACGGTGCGGACGCTCACGCCCGCGCGCTCGGCCACGTCCCGCAGGTTCGCCCTCATGCCGCCTCCTCGTGCGTTCGTCGCGGATTTCTCGACGCAGGGTATTGCAACGTGGCATTGCAACGTTGCAAACTGGGTACCGAACGTCACACCACTTTCCCGGGAGGACCACATGACCGCCGCAGCACTCGACGTGCCGATCGACACGGACGTCATCCGCGACACCATCCAGACCGACGGCATCATCGGCTGCAAGGGCGCCTTCTCCCGCGAGTGGGTCGAGCAGCTCCGCGAGGACGTCGAGGCGGCCTTCGCCGAGGCCCAGTCCCGCGAGGGCGGCTCCGTCGGCCGCGGGCCGAACCGGTACTACGTCGAGATCCACCCCGAGGCCCTGCGCGGCTTCGTCGACCTCGTCGACCACCCGTGGGTCCGCGCGACCTGCGAGGCCGTCCTCGGCCCGGACTACAAGATCGTCGAGGTCGGCTTCGACATCCCGTTCGAGGGCGCCAAGAACCAGCCGTGGCACCGCGACTTCCCGAGCCCGAAGGAGACCCTCGAGGAGGGCCGGCTCACCTCGCTCGCCTTCAACGTGACCTGCGTCGACACCGAGGAGGACATGGGTCCCTTCGAGGTCGCGCCGGGCACCCACTGGGACAAGGGCGAGGAGTTCAACCACGGGATGTTCCCGCTGAAGAAGGAGTACTCCCGCTTCGAGGAGCGCGCCGTGCGCAAGTACCCGCAGATGGGTGACATCTCGGCGCGCTCCGCGCTCACGGTCCACCGCGGGACCAAGAACGAGTCGGCGAAGTCCCGTCCGGTCCTGGTGCTCGGCGTGGACGCCCCCGGCGCCGGCAACGACGAGAAGCACGACCTCGCCGTGACCCGCCAGTACTGGGAGAACCTCCCCCAGCGCGTCCGCGACCACCTCGACTGCCCCGTCGTCAACGAGCTCACGCCGATCACCCAGAAGCACACCATCGAGGGCCTGGTGATGGGCGAGGCCTGAGCCTCCGTCCCACCCGGTCCCACGCCGACGGCCCGGCACCCGCAAGGGGTGCCGGGCCGTCGGCGTCTGCGTGTGCGTCTGCGTCCGCGTGTGCGGGACCCCAGGGACATGGCCCGAACGGGTGGGTGCCCGGACCGTTCGGCCACACGTGCGCCGATGGCCGGACAGCCGCCACCCCGGCAAAGTAAAAACGGACCGTCGGCCACCCGGACCGACGGTGGGGGGAAGACCATGGAGAGCGGCACGATCGTCACCTACTGCGACGGCGGCTTCTGGTGGAACGACGTCGCCGGGTCGCGGTACGACCAGGACACCGCCCTGCGGCACCAGACCTTCCAGGACGCCGAGCGCCTCGGGCGCGCCATGGCCCGGCGCCAGGGCGTCGCGCACGTCGTGCGGTACGCCTGAGTCGTTGCTCGGGCTGGGTCCCGCGGTTGCCGGGTGGCTGCCGGATTCCCCGGGGCCCCGGGGATTCCGGCACCTCTCAGGGATTGCAACCCCTGAGAAGTGCCGGTTCTGCCTGAGAAGTGGCCGGGCTGGGGCGGCGCGGCGGGGACGGCCTGCGGGGGTCCCCGGTGCACCACCGGTGAGGAACGCGTCGTGCCCCTCACCGGCCGGAGCCGGTGAGGGGCACGATCAGGCGGTACCGCGCTGTGACGGTCGCTAGGTCCGGTCGACGCGGGTGAGCCAGCGCTGCAGCGTGACGACCAGCAGCAGGATGGTGCCGCTGACCACGGACTGCCAGTCGGAGTCCAGCGAGCCGATCTGGTTGATGACGTTCTTGATCACCTGCAGCAGCAGGACGCCGATGAGCGTGCCGAGCACGGTGCCGGCGCCGCCGGTGAGCAGCGTGCCGCCGAGGACCACCGCGGCGATCGCCTCGAGCTCGGTGCCGACACCGAGGATCGTGACGCCCGAGGAGGTGTAGCTGGCGATCATGATGCCGCCGAAGCCGGCGAGCAGCGAGGAGGCGACGTACGTCAGCACCTTGGTGCGCTGCACCGGGAGGCCCATCAGGTCGGCCGCGTCCTCCTGGCCGCCGATCGCGAGCACGGAGGCGCCGTAGGACGTGCGGTGCAGCACCAGGGCGCCGATCGCGAAGAACAGCACCACCAGCAGGACCGGGTAGGGGATGCCGAACAGCTCCCCCTGGGCGAGCTTCCGGAACGCCGAGCCCCGCGGGACCTTGTACGTCGTGGCGCCCTCGTCGCTGAGGAGCAGCAGCAGCCCGCGGGCGAACAGCAGACCCGCCAGCGTGACGATGAACGGTGGCAGGCCGCCGCGGGCGATGATCAGCCCCTGGGTGAGCCCGATCGCGCCGCAGACCGCCAGAGGCAGGACGAACGCGACGAGCGTGCCGTGCTGGCTGCCCCAGGCGGCGAGGACGCCGCCGAGGGCGAAGACGCTGCCGACCGACAGGTCGATGCCGCCGGTCATGATCACGAACGTCATGCCGAGGGCGAGCATCGCGAGGAACGACGCCTGCACCGCGATGCCGGTCAGGTTCCCCCGGCTCGCGAAGGTGTCGAAGCTGACGCTCGCAACGGCGACCACGACCACGAAGATCGCCAGCGCGCCCTGGCGCTGGACCAGCGAGGCGAACCGGGCCCGCGAGGCCGCGGCGGCCTCCGGCGCGTTCGACGTCGCCGGGTCGACGACGGTGGAGGTGCTCATGTGCGTCGCGCCTTTCCTCGGCCGAGCTGGACGTAGACGGCGGCGATGACGATGACCGCCTGCACGATCTGGGCCGTCGAGTCCGGGATGTTGTGGAAGATCAAGGTGGCGGTGATCAGCTGCATGAGCAGCGCTCCGGCGATGGTGCCGAGGATCCGCACCTGGCCGCCGGAGAGCGGCGTGCCACCGATGACGACCGCGGTGATGGCCGAGAGCTCCATCAGCTGACCGAGCTTCGTCGGGTCGCTCGCCTGCGAGCGGGCCGCCAGCAGGATGCCGGCCATCGCGGCGAGCAGCCCGGAGACGACGTACGTCGTCACGAGCACGCGCCGCACGGGCAGGCCGGCGAGCTGGGCGGCGAGCTTGTTGCCGCCGATCGCCACGAGCTGGCGCCCGTAGGTCGAGCGCCGCACGAGGAGCCAGACCACGATCGACGCGGCCGCGGCGATGAGCACGACGTAGGGGATGCCGAGGACGCTCCCCGTGCCGAGCTCGACGATCCCGGGCTCGCGGATGCTCTTGATCTCCCCGCCGAAGAGGTTCGCGACGCCGCGACCGACGACCATCAGGCCGAGGGTCGCGACGATCGGTTGCACCCCGACGACGGCGACCAGCACACCGGCGATCAGGCCGACCACGACGCCGGCGACGAGGCCGATGACGATCGCGCCGACCGAGCCGTACCCGACATAGAGCGGGATGAGGGCGGCGGCGAGCGCCATCACGGCGCCCACGGACAGGTCGATGCCCTCGGTGCCGATCACCAGCGCCATGCCGAGCGCGACGATCACGACCGGCGCGACCTGGACGAGCTGCAGCCGCAGGGTCCCGGTGCTGACGAAGTTGTCGGTCAGCAGCACGTTGGCCAGGAGCAGCAGGCCCAGCGCGACGAACACGCCGTTGCGCCGCACCCAGTCCTGGTCGAAGCGCGGTCGGGTGCGGGTGGTGGCGTCCTCGGCCGTGGTGGCCGACGGGGCCGTGGCAGTGCCGTCACTCACGGCTGCTCCCCTCCATCTCTCGGTCTCCCGCCAGCGCGGTCAGCAGCTCGGAGCTGCTCAGGTTGGTGCTGTCGAGCTCGGCCTGGACGTGCCCGTCGTGCAGCACGACGATCCGGTCCGCGCCCTCGACGAGCTCGTCCATCTCGCTGGAGATCAGCACGACGGCGAGCCCCTGCTCGGCGAGCTCGTCGATGAGCGCCTGCACCTCGCTCTTGGCGCCGACGTCGATGCCTCGGGTCGGCTCGTCGAGGAGGAACACGGTGGGCTCGGTGGCCAGCCAGCGGGCGATCAGCACCTTCTGCTGGTTGCCGCCGGAGAGCTCGCGGACCTTCTGGTCCGGGCTCGACGCCTTGATCCGCAGCCGCTTCATGAAGGTGTCGACGAGCCGGTCGATCTTGGCCTCCGACACGACCCCGGCGCGCGACATCCGCGGGAGCACGGCGAGCGCGATGTTGTCGCGGACCGAGAGGTCCGGGACGATCCCCTCCGCCTTGCGGTCCTCCGACAGCAGCGCCACGCCGGAGGCGAGCGCGCCCCTCACCGAGTTGGCCTTGACCTTCGACCCGGCGACGGTGACGTCACCGGACTGGGCGCGCAGGGCGCCGTAGATGGCCTTGACGGTCTCGCTGCGCCCGGAGCCGAGGAGGCCGGCCAGGCCGACCACCTCGCCGGGGCGCACCTCGAGGTCGATGCCGTGCAGGCGGTTGCGGACGTCGAGCCCGGAGACCACCAGCGCCGGCTCCTCCGACTGGCGGTGGGACGCGCCGAACTCGGTGGCGCCCTCGGCCTGGACCTCCTCGACGTCGCGACCGAGCATCTTCGAGACCAGCTCGAGCCGGCTCATCTCGGCCATCGTGCCGGTGTGGACCCACTGGCCGTCGCGCAGGATGGTGACCCGGTCGCACAACTCCCACAGCTCGTCGAGCCGGTGGGAGACGAAGACCAGCCCCACGCCCCGGTCCCGCAGGCCGCGGGCGACGCGGAACAGGGTCTCGACCTCCTTGGTCTCCAGCGAGGACGTCGGCTCGTCCATGATCACGACCCGGCTGTCGACCGACATGGCCCGGGCGAGGGCGACCATCTGCTGCGACCCGAGCCCGAGCCGGCCGAGCTCGGCGGTGACGTCGATGTCGATGCCGAGCTCCTCGACGAGCTCACGGGCCCGGCGGTTCATCGCGCGTACGTCGATGAGCCCGAACCTGCGCGGCTCGCGCCCCAGGAAGATGTTCCGGGCCACGCTGAGCAGCGGGACCAGGTTCACCTCCTGGTAGATGGTCGAGATCCCGGCGTGCTGGGCGTCGGAGGGACGGCGGAAGTGCACCGTCTCGCCGGCGTACCGGACCTCCCCCTCGTCGGGGGTGTAGACGCCGGTCAGGACCTTGATCAGCGTCGACTTGCCGGCGCCGTTCTCCCCCACGAGCGTGTGGATCTCCCCCGCCCGGAGCTCGAAGTCGACGCCGCGGAGGGCGTGGACGCCGCCGAAGGACTTGGTGACCCCGACCGTCTGGAGGACGGGGTCACCACCGCCCCGCGGCGGCGTGCTGCTGGTCTGCGTCACGGGTGGCTCAGAACGCCTTGCCGAGGTCCTGCTCGGCGTTCTCGGTGGTGTAGGAGTCGTCCTCGATGATGACGTCCTCGGGGATCTCCTCACCGTCGTAGAACTTCGTCGCGGTCTCGAAGGCGAGCGGGCCGAAGCGCGGGTTGGACTCGATGACGGCGTTGATGTCGCCGTCGACGATGGCCTGGACGGCGTTGCGCGTGCCGTCGATCGACACGATCTTGATGTCGCTGCCCGGGTCCTTGCCCGCGGCGCGGACGGCCGTGACGGCGCCGAGCGCCATCTCGTCGTTGTGGGCGTAGATCGCGGTGATCTCCGGGTTGGACTGGAGCAGCTGCTCGGTCACCGACTGGCCCTCGTCACGCGCGAAGTTCGCCGTCTGCTCGACGATGATCTCCAGGTCGGGGTACTCCTCCTCGACGCGGTCCTTGAAGCCGGCGTTGCGCTCGTCGGTGACGTTGTTGCCCGAGGAGCCGAGCAGCACCGCGACCTTGCCCTCGCCACCGGTGGCCTCGGCCATCGCGTCGGCGGCGCGCATCCCCTGGTCGTAGAAGTCCGAGCCCAGGAACGCGATGTAGTCCGAGCACGGCTCGTTGGTCACCTTGCGGTCGATGGTGAGGACCGGGACGCCCTTCTTCTTGGCGGCGTCGAGGGCGGGGTCGAGGCCGTCGGAGTTGACCGGCGCGACGATGAGGAACTGCGCGCCCTGGTTGAGCATGTCCTGGATGTCGGCGATCTGCTTGGGCAGCTCGGCGTTCGCGTTGGTGGTGATCAGCTTCTTGACGCCGGCCTCCTTCGCGGCCTCCTTGATCGACTCGGTCTCCGCCGCGCGGAAGGCGGCGGTGTCCGGCTCGGACTGGGAGAACCCGACGGTGGCGTTCTTCAGGTCGAGCTTCTCGGCGCCGTACTTGTCCAGCGTGCAGCCGGGACCGGTGTTCTCGGTCTCCTTGACGACCTGCTCGTCCTTGCCGGTGCCGGCGTCGTCCGAGGCGCTGTCGTCGCCGGAGTTGGTGCAGCCGGTCAGGGCGAGACCGGCCACCGCCGCTGCGGCGATCGTCTTCCAGGGCGCCGTGCGGTTCATGGTCTTCATCGATGCTCCCGTGGGGTGAGGTGGGCGGGCCCGGCGTGAGATAGCCGTCACAAGTGCCTTCGCGCAAGCAAACATGACCGCACACAAAAGCGCAATCACCCGGGGAGACGAACTGCAAAGGATTCTGTTCGCCGAGGCCCTGACGACGTCGCGGATACGGCACTCGGCGCGGATGCGAGCGTGGATCCCGCGGCAACTCGGGACGAACTGGCCCTTGCCACCTCGCCCACCCCACCCTCAGGATGTGCACATCGGACCTCAAGTCCGAACATCCCCTCACAGTCCGCGATGAGGGGGCACGGGGGTCGACGAGAGGGGCCGCATTGCTCGCCGCCGAACGCCAGGCACGCATCCTGCACGAGGTGCAGCAGCGCGGAGCAGCCCGCGTCAGCCAGCTCGCCCGGCTGCTCGAGGTCTCGGAGATGACCATCCGGCGGGACCTGGACAACCTGGCCTCCCAGGGCCGCCTGGACAAGGTCCACGGCGGCGCGACGATCGCGGGCGGCACCAAGCCCAGCACCGACGAGCCGGGGTTCGAGGCCAAGTGGGCGCGCCAGACCGCGGAGAAGGAGGCGATCGCCGCCGCCGCCGCGGCGATGGTGCGTCCGGGCTCCGCCGTCGGGCTGTCGGCCGGCACGACGACCTGGACCCTGGCGCACCACCTGCGCACGATCCCGGACCTGACGGTCGTGACGAACTCGATGCGGGTCGCGGAGGTGCTGCACAAGGCGGGCGGCGCTGCCCCCAACGTCGTCCTCACCGGCGGCGTGCGCACGCCCTCCGACGCCCTCGTCGGACCGGTGGCGGTCTCCTCCCTGCGGCTGCTCCACCTGGACCTGGTCTTCCTGGGCGTGCACGGGATGGACGCCCGCGCCGGCTACACCACGCCCAACCTGCTCGAGGCCGACACCGACCAGGCGCTCGTCGCCGCCGGCCAGCGCCTCGTGGTCCTGGCCGACCACACCAAGTGGGGGATCATCGGCATCTCGACGATCGTCCCGCTGGACCGGGCCGACGTCGTCGTCGCCGACGACGGCCTCGACCCGGACGGCCGGGCGACCATGCGTGAGCTGGGGGTCGACCTCGTGCTCGCACCGCTGACCGCCGGTCGGACCGCCGGCACCGCCGACGGCGTCGGGAACGCCTCGTGAGCCGGGGCGGGGCCGAGCACGAGCTCACCCACGGTGGGCTCGTCGCCGTCGTCACCGAGGTCGGCGGCGGTGTGCGCCTGCTCCAGCACGACGGCCGCGACCTGGTCCGTCCCTACGCAGCCGACGAGGTGCGTCCGCGCTTCCGCGGGTCGGTGCTGCTCCCGTGGCCCAACCGGGTCGCCGACGGGCGCTACCGCTTCGGCGGCCAGGAGCACCAGCTGCCGCTCACCGAGCCCGACCGCGGCAACGCGCTGCACGGCCTCGTGTGCTGGGTGCGCTTCGACATGCTCGACTCCACCTCCGACTCAGCGACCTTCGGCCACCGGCTGGTGCCGCAGCCGGGCTACCCCTTCGAGCTCGACGTGACCGTCCGTCACGCGCTCGCCGAGGACGGACTCACCACGACGGTGACGGCCCGGAACGCCGGCGCCGAGGACGCGCCGTACGGCGTGGCACCGCACCCCTACCTCGTCGCGGGCCCGGGCGTGGTCGACGACTGGACCCTGCAGCTGCCCGTCACCGAGGTGCTCGAGGTGACCCCCGACCGGCTGCTCCCGCTGGACCGCTCCCCCGTGGCCGGCACCGACCGCGACTTCCTCGCGGCCCGTCCCATCGCCGGCACCGCGGTGGACCACGCCTTCACCGGCGTGCGTCCGGACCCCGACGGGTTGGCCCGCGTGCGCCTGCACGACGGCACCGGCACCGGCGTGCAGTGCGTGTGGGACCCGACCCGCCTGCCCTGGCTCCAGGTCCACACCGGCGACCTCCCCGACGAGCCCGAGAACGACCGTCGCGGCCTGGCTGTCGAGCCGATGACCTGCCCGCCGGACGCGTTCCGCTCCGGCGAGGACCTCGTCGTGCTGCGTCCCGGTGACGAGCACACCGTGTCCTGGACCCTCGGCC
This window harbors:
- a CDS encoding DeoR/GlpR family DNA-binding transcription regulator yields the protein MLAAERQARILHEVQQRGAARVSQLARLLEVSEMTIRRDLDNLASQGRLDKVHGGATIAGGTKPSTDEPGFEAKWARQTAEKEAIAAAAAAMVRPGSAVGLSAGTTTWTLAHHLRTIPDLTVVTNSMRVAEVLHKAGGAAPNVVLTGGVRTPSDALVGPVAVSSLRLLHLDLVFLGVHGMDARAGYTTPNLLEADTDQALVAAGQRLVVLADHTKWGIIGISTIVPLDRADVVVADDGLDPDGRATMRELGVDLVLAPLTAGRTAGTADGVGNAS
- a CDS encoding aldose 1-epimerase family protein — encoded protein: MSRGGAEHELTHGGLVAVVTEVGGGVRLLQHDGRDLVRPYAADEVRPRFRGSVLLPWPNRVADGRYRFGGQEHQLPLTEPDRGNALHGLVCWVRFDMLDSTSDSATFGHRLVPQPGYPFELDVTVRHALAEDGLTTTVTARNAGAEDAPYGVAPHPYLVAGPGVVDDWTLQLPVTEVLEVTPDRLLPLDRSPVAGTDRDFLAARPIAGTAVDHAFTGVRPDPDGLARVRLHDGTGTGVQCVWDPTRLPWLQVHTGDLPDEPENDRRGLAVEPMTCPPDAFRSGEDLVVLRPGDEHTVSWTLGPL